From Xiphophorus couchianus chromosome 4, X_couchianus-1.0, whole genome shotgun sequence, a single genomic window includes:
- the LOC114142994 gene encoding protein eva-1 homolog A-like, with translation MSTPTPGSPNSEVKMGSQEMAMLSNLLAAYTFIADQPERTALVFLGGVCVGLLVTLCAIVFQIHCRADCHYGNSNDLQNRQRVRRHCRQHLCARPQLTDGNPDNTGAVVVASGVTGNTGDCEPEDWDDTSDLSARRRRRFERALLNATMFTSSEELDRAQRLEERERVLREIWMNGQPDISTVTQSLNRYY, from the exons ATGAGCACTCCAACACCCGGAAGCCCAAACTCGGAGGTGAAGATGGGGTCCCAGGAGATGGCGATGCTGAGCAACCTTTTGGCTGCTTACACTTTCATTGCAG ACCAACCTGAGAGAACGGCTCTAGTGTTCCTcggcggtgtgtgtgttggaCTCCTGGTCACGCTGTGCGCCATCGTCTTCCAGATACACTGCCGAGCGGACTGCCACTATGGCAACAGCAACGACCTTCAGAATCGCCAAAGGGTCAGACGTCACTGTCGCCAGCACCTCTGTGCCCGCCCTCAGCTCACAGACGGTAACCCAGACAACACCGGTGCTGTGGTTGTGGCCTCTGGAGTGACTGGGAACACTGGGGACTGTGAGCCAGAGGACTGGGATGACACGTCTGACCTGTCGGCACGGCGACGCAGGCGCTTCGAGAGAGCTCTGCTGAACGCCACCATGTTCACATCTTCTGAGG AGCTGGACCGGGCCCAGCGACTGGAGGAGCGGGAACGGGTTCTTCGAGAGATCTGGATGAATGGACAACCAGACATCAGCACAGTGACTCAAAGCCTCAACAGATATTACTGA